A genome region from Hevea brasiliensis isolate MT/VB/25A 57/8 chromosome 7, ASM3005281v1, whole genome shotgun sequence includes the following:
- the LOC110672026 gene encoding uncharacterized protein LOC110672026 gives MGSDDCAMVTKTALKEEEIELELGLSIGGRYKRQNGTNSISDTTVDMGSKEKHPSCPRSSVSRCFNGDIVQEIDPKTKREIHALRRQEAKKKREEKQLRKGFCKGYFNGGQQINGEINVNNNNGMWLKAKAFQAKERVADTEERRCKKSKTYDIGSDHNDTKKVNLNLCVDQNHCTSYPPPSTLSPVHPVLPLQYPQPSLQYGQPENGFVFPCANVNVMPCWFTGGDEKNVGQVQPLVGYGFVPFQAASIQGHNLGNGYESEQNGSRDGGKRKAGSNGSATCTSSTGSDHRSFSHEGGGRSDIRSHSSPFEPEQPQLNCSNVNDVKGSFEHSATSLLTDNYAQVNDPANHVEKMIQFNSPQSSPTGPNEEAELETELDPSNSHISTPESPTMGENKGDVVGKSPKPPAQNHSTHISSLPYMPCVSTTGNSPNGKTINGFLYRYTKTEVSIICVCHGTSFSPAEFVQHAGGTAVSHPLRHITVIPSPL, from the exons ATGGGAAGTGACGATTGTGCAATGGTGACAAAAACAGctttgaaagaagaagagatagagCTAGAGCTTGGATTGTCCATAGGAGGGAGATACAAAAGACAAAACGGTACCAATTCGATATCTGATACTACTGTTGATATGGGTTCAAAAGAAAAGCATCCAAGTTGCCCAAGATCTAGTGTGTCTCGTTGTTTTAATGGAGACATTGTGCAGGAAATAGATCCCAAGACAAAGCGTGAGATTCATGCGTTGAGGAGACAGGAggcgaagaagaagagagaagagaAGCAGCTAAGGAAAGGTTTTTGTAAAGGGTACTTCAACGGCGGTCAACAAATTAATGGAGAGATTAATGTTAATAATAACAATGGGATGTGGTTAAAGGCGAAAGCTTTTCAAGCTAAGGAGAGAGTGGCTGACACGGAAGAGCGACGATGCAAGAAAAGCAAGACATATGATATTGGATCTGATCACAATGACACAAAGAAGGTGAATCTGAACTTATGCGTCGATCAAAACCATTGTACTTCTTATCCACCGCCATCTACTTTGTCGCCAGTGCACCCGGTTCTGCCGCTGCAGTACCCACAGCCGTCGTTACAATATGGCCAGCCTGAGAATGGATTTGTGTTCCCTTGTGCGAATGTGAATGTCATGCCTTGTTGGTTCACAGGTGGGGATGAGAAGAATGTGGGTCAGGTTCAACCTTTGGTTGGCTACGGCTTTGTGCCATTTCAGGCTGCGTCGATTCAAGGTCATAATCTGGGTAATGGGTATGAGTCGGAGCAGAATGGCAGCCGAGATGGAGGGAAGAGGAAAGCTGGGTCGAACGGGTCCGCCACTTGTACCTCCTCTACGGGTTCCGATCACAGGAGCTTTTCTCACGAAG GAGGTGGCAGAAGCGACATCAGAAGCCATTCAAGTCCCTTTGAACCAGAACAACCTCAATTGAATTGTTCAAATGTAAATGATGTGAAGGGCTCGTTTGAACACAGTGCAACATCTCTCCTCACGGATAATTATGCTCAAGTTAATGATCCAGCAAATCACGTTGAGAAAATGATTCAATTCAATAGTCCTCAATCCAGCCCAACAGGACCCAACGAAGAAGCCGAATTAGAAACAGAACTAGATCCTAGCAACAGCCACATATCAACTCCTGAAAGCCCAACGATGGGGGAAAACAAAGGGGACGTGGTGGGCAAGTCGCCTAAGCCACCAGCCCAGAATCACAGTACCCATATTTCTTCCTTACCTTACATGCCGTGTGTTTCAACGACAGGAAACAGTCCAAATGGGAAAACCATTAATGGGTTTCTGTATAGATACACAAAAACAGAGGTTAGCATCATTTGTGTCTGCCATGGAACGTCGTTTTCACCGGCGGAGTTCGTGCAACATGCTGGGGGTACAGCTGTTTCACACCCACTAAGGCACATTACTGTGATTCCATCACCTCTTTGA